From Erinaceus europaeus chromosome 9, mEriEur2.1, whole genome shotgun sequence, one genomic window encodes:
- the APOD gene encoding apolipoprotein D, whose protein sequence is MVTALLLLLSALAGLAQVAEGQAFHLGKCPTPPVQENFDVNKYLGRWYEIEKIPVSFEKGTCNQASYSLMENGNIKVINKEMISDGSMDQVEGEATQGNLTEPAKLEVKFSSMMPPAPYWVLATDYVNYALVYSCTNILWLFHLDYVWILGRNPYLQSETVMYLKAILASNNIDTEKMTISDHMDCPEFL, encoded by the exons ATGGTGACGGCTCTACTACTGCTGCTTTCGGCGCTGGCTGGCCTCGCTCAGGTGGCAGAGGGACAAGCCTTTCATTTAGGGAAGTGCCCGACTCCTCCAGTGCAGGAAAATTTTGATGTGAATAAG TATCTTGGAAGATGGTACGAAATCGAGAAGATTCCAGTGAGCTTTGAGAAGGGAACCTGCAATCAAGCCAGCTACTCACTGATGGAAAACGGAAACATCAAAGTGATAAACAAGGAGATGAT ATCTGATGGATCCATGGACCAGGTTGAAGGTGAAGCCACCCAAGGCAACCTCACAGAGCCTGCCAAACTGGAAGTGAAGTTTTCCTCGA TGATGCCACCAGCTCCGTACTGGGTCCTGGCCACCGACTATGTGAACTACGCCCTTGTGTATTCCTGCACCAACATCCTATGGCTATTCCACCTGGATTATGTTTGGATCTTGGGAAGAAATCCTTACCTCCAATCAGAAACAGTTATGTACCTTAAAGCTATCCTGGCCTCGAATAATATTGACACGGAGAAAATGACTATCTCAGACCATATGGACTGCCCTGAGTTCCTGTAA